A section of the Ursus arctos isolate Adak ecotype North America unplaced genomic scaffold, UrsArc2.0 scaffold_50, whole genome shotgun sequence genome encodes:
- the LOC123001964 gene encoding thyroid receptor-interacting protein 11-like, whose protein sequence is MLPWVGGLGSGLDHSPGEVDGREPCFTSHVDFTGHVGKGTSTGEEMDFADLITSQAQINRLLKDIETLEAEVSHWRRLSQSSSKILDSSEIWKLKTTIRDLEQQRMKKLDEHQLEVSVLQSLHKKQLADVIERHRQQLREYEQRESELGRVEQQLAEMERLNDNLNNVASDVRAENQKLVLALQDVRHQLEESILRNNEECLENNIAVRALKIEKGRLVAKLCRTEKKALEEKRKYKQTIKKLLPLEHARLIRLMQEKDLELFHLQKKIEQMDADHRETKDMLSSALEEQKQLTQVIKEKASRSNDLLEQTVEDKDMRLTSVTAENHHLKEELERLRQQSRPVPDPKILELECEVFQLNELKDDLEEEVKEQQKIIHNQQQGKIRLLQSLQEQKQKVDHLQSQQEQLHIERAQLLAAKDQEIQNLQDTLGQMKAQLPDKSQHIAAEHCDDVQVTSSQPLPRENGSEKLDPSKGETQRPVQGIKEQEVEMKLLTEQNIRLTEHIDRVSKEEIGKLTQIIQQKDLEIEGLSSRISAASQRQRVDVERLQQQLQECASKSDQVLAVLNEKTRENSHLTREYQKMTERLAAKEAELQRMQEENRKLSPRIECSGQEMFRETIQNLSHIIREKDLEVDALSQKCQTLLTILQTSSTGDEVRGVHIDQFKELLRERDTFKQRVKIMEEWKEQVMTTVQNMKQESPQLQSDLRQLQAQACPGSEEDSKLQATSMDLIQTYRGKEITLEHLEKDLARIQLSIGENCHAKDLLLGKLDAIFLQPSPDSSEPADSLKAVTSDVVSQSSQLRQEEVEELRKSMQEKDTMIRTLQEEKQRWMDSVSAASPGEGKQQEHGDSDMEPLKEKQAVLQNFIPDQELRLQAKSEELLSLQEKFSSQVSENDLLRQAVTDLKERLADFETDVCQLKEENAKLVETCREKEMENQALQETNRRLSMLPKEEESQSAAVEEKALALEQVLRGKEEGETGEAKRLVDAVASVQDQTVVCPQEREEVLLALTQKQMETCALQKEVHHLRERESRLTQELERRRHVASEAEDSRRREALVSEGKVAQLREEVTVLQGKLVLSSTALENASHRASVQVQSLREQLHVVTQQKEEAAFQLAASQEEGRQYGHVLAALKLELAEWMEKADSLEGKLKSLQGRFQKAKADLGLKEDQLQEVKKQNEVQQEVLEDTQKKLMDLVSKSEGMVDKTLLRRLFVGSLQAPDADRQEALRLMAGTLGIQEDQMRQLFSERPGGVTSWVTGGPGSRSAPNTPGKPSHRAMANNSFSGLFVQFLEAESHSASPPPKPSAHDVKPPDSGGRGKVAKKQGPQHLNTALGSTPRKKDVKPRTTAVSLITPPGPETDGSEHLLLNAVTDAFPTYTPQILSPATKVGMAATGPSKK, encoded by the coding sequence ATGTTGCCTTGGGTTGgtggcctgggctctggcctAGACCATTCCCCAGGGGAAGTGGATGGCAGAGAGCCTTGCTTCACCAGCCACGTTGATTTCACCGGGCACGTGGGAAAGGGAACTTCCACTGGCGAGGAGATGGACTTCGCCGACCTCATCACATCACAGGCACAAATCAACAGACTCCTGAAGGACATCGAAACACTGGAGGCTGAGGTTAGTCACTGGAGGCGTTTGTCTCAGTCGTCATCAAAGATACTAGACTCCAGTGAAATTTGGAAACTGAAGACCACCATCAGGGACCTAGAACAACAACGGATGAAGAAGCTAGACGAACACCAACTTGAAGTATCGGTATTACAGAGTCTCCACAAGAAGCAACTGGCCGACGTCATTGAGAGGCACCGCCAACAACTACGTGAGTatgagcaaagggaaagtgaGCTTGGACGGGTGGAGCAACAACTTGCAGAGATGGAGCGGCTGAACGACAATCTGAACAACGTTGCTTCTGATGTcagagcagaaaaccagaagTTGGTTTTGGCACTCCAAGATGTAAGACACCAGCTGGAAGAATCGATTCTCCGTAACAACGAGGAGTGTCTGGAAAACAACATTGCTGTGAGGGCTTTAAAGATCGAAAAAGGGCGGTTAGTAGCGAAATTGTGTCGGACTGAGAAGAAGGcgttggaagagaagaggaagtacaAGCAAACCATCAAGAAATTGTTACCTTTAGAGCATGCACGTTTGATCCGACTCATGCAAGAGAAAGACCTGGAACTATTCCACCTCCAAAAGAAGATCGAGCAGATGGACGCCGACCACAGAGAAACCAAGGACATGCTGTCCTCTGCTTTGGAGGAGCAGAAGCAATTGACACAGGTCATTAAAGAAAAAGCCTCAAGAAGCAATGACCTTTTAGAGCAAACCGTGGAGGACAAAGACATGCGTCTCACCTCCGTGACCGCCGAAAATCATCATCTGAAAGAAGAACTGGAGCGCCTGAGACAACAGAGTCGCCCTGTACCTGACCCTAAAATCCTCGAACTGGAGTGTGAAGTCTTCCAACTGAACGAGTTAAAAGATGACCTCGAGGAGGAAGTAAAGGAACAACAGAAGATCATTCACAACCAGCAGCAGGGGAAGATAAGACTGCTTCAGTCTCtacaggagcagaagcagaaagtgGACCATCTTCAATCCCAGCAGGAGCAGCTGCATATTGAACGCGCTCAGCTCCTTGCAGCGAAAGACCAGGAGATTCAGAATTTGCAAGACACATTAGGCCAAATGAAAGCCCAGCTGCCTGACAAAAGCCAGCACATTGCAGCAGAGCACTGTGACGACGTTCAAGTCACAAGCAGTCAGCCTCTTCCTAGAGAGAACGGAAGTGAGAAGCTTGATCCATCTAAAGGCGAAACTCAAAGACCAGTCCAAGGAATAAAAGAGCAAGAAGTGGAGATGAAGCTTCTAACTGAACAGAACATCCGATTGACCGAACACATCGATCGGGTGTCCAAAGAGGAGATTGGTAAACTAACTCAGATTATCCAGCAGAAGGATTTGGAGATCGAGGGTCTTTCCAGCAGAATCTCTGCAGCTTCTCAGCGCCAGCGCGTGGACGTGGAGCGACTTCAGCAGCAATTGCAAGAGTGTGCTTCGAAAAGCGACCAAGTGTTGGCTGTCTTAAATGAGAAAACGAGGGAGAATAGCCATCTGACAAGGGAGTATCAGAAAATGACAGAGAGACTTGCTGCCAAAGAAGCAGAGCTCCAGAGGATGCAAGAGGAAAATCGGAAACTGTCCCCGAGAATTGAATGTAGTGGTCAGGAGATGTTTAGAGAAACGATTCAGAATTTATCACACATTATTCGAGAAAAAGACCTCGAAGTGGATGCCTTAAGTCAGAAATGTCAGACTTTATTGACCATCCTGCAGACCTCCAGCACTGGTGATGAGGTTCGCGGCGTTCACATCGATCAGTTCAAGGAGCTTCTGCGGGAACGGGACACGTTCAAACAGCGAGTGAAGATCATGGAAGAGTGGAAAGAGCAGGTGATGACCACGGTCCAAAACATGAAGCAGGAGTCACCCCAGCTTCAGAGCGATCTTCGCCAGCTCCAGGCGCAGGCTTGCCCTGGCAGCGAGGAGGATTCCAAACTGCAGGCGACCTCTATGGACCTGATCCAGACTTACAGAGGCAAGGAAATAACCTTAGAACACTTAGAGAAGGACCTGGCACGAATTCAGCTCAGCATCGGGGAGAATTGCCACGCCAAGGATCTCCTTTTAGGGAAACTGGATGCGATTTTCCTGCAGCCCTCCCCCGACTCCTCAGAGCCAGCTGACTCTCTGAAGGCCGTGACATCTGACGTAGTGAGCCAGTCTTCTCAGTTGCGCCAAGAGGAGGTAGAAGAGCTAAGAAAATCAATGCAAGAAAAAGATACAATGATTCGAACCctccaggaagagaagcagagatggatGGATTCCGTGTCGGCCGCGTCCCCAGGAGAAGGCAAACAACAGGAACACGGGGATTCCGACATGGAGCCGCTGAAGGAGAAACAGGCCGTTCTGCAGAACTTCATTCCGGATCAAGAGCTCCGACTGCAAGCGAAAAGTGAGGAATTGCTTTCTTTGCAGGAGAAGTTCAGTAGCCAAGTGAGTGAAAATGACCTTTTGAGGCAGGCAGTCACCGATTTGAAGGAGAGACTAGCAGATTTTGAAACGGATGTGTGTCaactgaaagaggaaaatgcaaagcTCGTGGAAAcgtgtagagaaaaggaaatggaaaatcaggCCTTGCAAGAGACCAACAGGCGGCTTTCCATGCTGCCGAAAGAGGAGGAATCCCAGTCCGCTGCGGTGGAAGAGAAGGCACTTGCTTTGGAGCAAGTATTGCGAGGGAAAGAAGAGGGCGAGACCGGGGAAGCGAAGCGGCTCGTCGATGCAGTTGCATCCGTGCAGGACCAGACAGTTGTGTGTCcacaggagagggaggaagtCCTGCTGGCACtgacacagaaacaaatggaaacctGTGCCCTCCAGAAGGAGGTGCACCATTTACGGGAGAGAGAATCACGCCTCACCCAGGAGCTGGAGAGACGGCGTCACGTCGCTTCAGAAGCCGAAGATTCTCGTCGCCGCGAAGCTTTGGTCTCAGAAGGCAAAGTGGCTCAACTCAGAGAGGAAGTGACGGTCTTGCAGGGAAAGCTCGTTTTGTCTTCCACGGCCTTGGAAAACGCGAGCCATCGAGCCAGTGTGCAGGTGCAGTCGCTGCGGGAGCAATTGCACGTGGTCACCCAGCAGAAAGAGGAAGCCGCCTTCCAGCTTGCAGcctcccaggaggaagggaggcagtaCGGTCACGTTCTAGCCGCCCTCAAGCTGGAACTCGCCGAGTGGATGGAAAAGGCAGACAGCCTAGAAGGGAAACTGAAGTCATTGCAGGGACGCTTCCAGAAAGCAAAGGCTGACTTGGGTCTGAAGGAAGACCAGCTCCAagaagtcaagaaacagaacgAGGTCCAGCAGGAAGTCCTGGAGGACACCCAGAAGAAACTGATGGACTTAGTAAGTAAGTCCGAAGGCATGGTGGACAAAACGCTCCTGAGGAGACTCTTCGTGGGCTCTTTGCAAGCACCTGATGCCGACCGGCAGGAAGCCTTAAGGTTGATGGCAGGCACGCTGGGGATCCAAGAAGACCAGATGCGCCAGCTGTTCAGTGAAAGGCCAGGTGGGGTTACCAGCTGGGTGACTGGGGGGCCTGGATCCAGAAGCGCCCCCAACACACCTGGGAAACCAAGTCACCGAGCTATGGCCAACAATTCTTTTTCAGGACTTTTCGTCCAGTTTCTAGAAGCGGAATCACATTCAGCTTCTCCACCACCTAAACCCTCTGCTCATGACGTGAAGCCCCCAGattcaggaggaaggggaaaagtggCTAAGAAACAAGGCCCACAACATCTGAACACTGCCCTAGGATCCACACCCCgaaaaaaagatgtgaagccCCGCACCACAGCTGTGTCTCTCATTACCCCCCCAGGACCAGAAACGGATGGATCGGAGCACCTTCTTCTAAATGCTGTCACTGATGCTTTCCCCACATACACGCCCCAAATACTGTCACCTGCCACGAAGGTTGGAATGGCGGCCACAGGCCCCTCAAAGAAATAG